TCCTCGTTGTACCAGCGCACCAGTGCGCCCACCCACGTGCGCGCGGCAAACAGGGTATCGAATGCCTTGAGCGGATAAGCAGGTCGATACTTTAGGGTCTTGAACAACGACTCGGAGTAAGGGTTGTCGTTGCTCACGCCCGGGCGACTCAGCGACGGCATGACGCCCAGCGCCTGAAGGGTGGCAAGCATCGTCGCGCCTTTCATCGGGCCGCCGTTGTCCGAATGCAAAATCACCTGGGCGGGCTGTATCGCTTCGCGCGCGCAGAGGTCCTTGAGGACTTCGCTGGCCAGCACGCTGCTTTCCTCGGCATACACCTGCCAGCCGACAATTTTGCGACTGAACACGTCGAGAAACAGATACAAGTAGAAGTACTGCCCACGAACCGTGGTCTGAGATTGACCCGCCAAAACGGACACCTATCCTTTGGAAAAGGGGGTGCCAAAATGGGCAAGCATCGAGCACCGTACCCGGCGGAGTTCCGGGCTCACATAGTCGAGCTGGTGAAGGCGGGGCGAACACCCGAGGAGCTTGCGCGAGAGTTCGAGCCTAGTGTGCAGACGATAATCAACTGGGTGGCGCAGGCGGATATTGACGCCGGCGTGCGTCAGGAGGGGTTGACCACGGCTGAGCGCCAAGAGCTCTCCCGTTTGCGCCGCGAGAATCGGCAATTAAAGACGGAGCGCGACATTCTCTCTCACGCCGCAGCCTGGTTCGCCCGCGAGACAGGAGCCGTGTCCTCGAAGGATACGGATTCATGAGAGCAAACCAGGCCCGTTGGCCCATTGCTACGATGGCGCGGCTGCTGGGAGTCTCGACCAGCGGTTACTACGCGTGGCTGGTGCGGGAGCCATCAAGGCGGTCACGTAGCGATGCTCAGCTACTGACGCGCATTCGTACGCTGTATGCGAGTTCGCGAGGTACGTATGGGGCGCCGCGCATCCATGCGCAACTTGCGCGCGAGGGAGTGCACGTGGGACGCAAGCGAGTCGCGCGCCTGATGCGCATCGCGGACCTACGGGGAGCAAGCCGACGGCGCTGGCCCCGTACAACGCGCCAGCGTGCGGGGGCACGGCGTGCGCCGGACCTCGTGCGCCGGCACTTCAATGCTGAAGGGCCCAACATACTGTGGGTCGCAGATGCCACCTACATTCCGACGACAGAAGGCTTTCTCTATCTGGCCGTGGTGCTTGATGTCTTCAGCCGGCGCATCGTCGGCTGGGCAATGTCGAACCACTTGTACACCGAACTGATGTTGCGCGCGCTCGACATGGCCCTCCAGCAGCGACGTCATGAGGGTGTGATTTTGCATTCCGACCAGGGGGCCCAATACACATCCATTGCCTTTGGAAAACGCTGCCGCGAAGCCGGCGTGCAACCGTCGATGGGTACAGCCGGCGACGCGTACGACAATGCGATGTGCGAATCCTTCTTTGGGACGCTTGAAGCAGAGCTCCTGGCGCGCGAACACTTCGCGACCCATGAACAAGCACGGAGGCGCATCTTCTCCTTCTTGGAAGGCTGGTACAACGTACGCCGCCTGCATAGCAGCATCGGCTATTGTTCACCGCTCGAATTCGAAAACCTGAGCGCGAAGACAAAAACCGCATCACCCTGCGAGTTGCCCACCGACGGGCAGCGTCGCGGTCGTGAGAAGCGACCCGCTGCCCATCCGTGGACAACCCGCAACTCAACGCTTAACGGAGGCCGGGCCACGACAAATCTTTAACTGCAAATCTGTCCGTCGGAGCGGGTCAATCTCACCGTGGTCGGCAGATACGTGATGTCCCAGCTATACAATTGGTTCGGTGCATCGGCGCAAACCGAACGGGGTTTGCTGCGTGCCTGTGCCGGCCGTTCGCTGCGCCGGTGTGCGAGTTGCTTCTCGGCCTTCAGGACCCGGTAGAACGTCGATTCGGAGGCGATATAGCGTTGCTGGTCTGCCAGTCGAGGCACGATCTGGCTTGGCGGCAGATGACCGAATTCGGGCGAGTTCGCGATCGCCAGAAGCTCGGCGCGTTCGTCGGCAGAGAGCTTGTGACGCGGCGCGTGATGCCGTAACGAGCGCCCGTCCACCGCGTCAGGTTCGCCGCGCTGCCAGCGCTGAACCGTTCGAGCACTGAGCCCTAGAATGCTGCACGCACGCGCCTGGCGAGCCCCGGCCAGGGTCGCCTCGCTGATCAGGTCGATCAATGCCTTGCGCTCTTCAGGGACCGTCATTCGGCCTCGCCCCCGAACAGCGCACGGTGCTTTTTTTGCAGCACCAACAGCGCCGCAGCTTCAGCCAGCGCCTTCTCCTTGCGTTTGAGTTCGCGCTGCCCCCGGCGGGCACCCAAATTCCTCCGGGGATGGGCGCTTCAAATTCCTCCACCCCGCGCCCCCGGTTGAGTAGCCGGTAGCGACATCGCAGGACGTTTATTTTCTTCTCCTTCAGGCATGAAGGAGACCGAGAGGTGAACGTCTTGAAGCAGCATCTCCAAGCCACGATATTCACGCTGCTCGAACGCGGGGCAAGTCAGCGCAAGATCCACGAGGTCACGGGGATCGACCGCAAGACGATCCGCCGCTATCAGTCGATCTTTGAATCGCAGCGAGTCACGGGCGACGCAAATTCCTCCACCCCCGCGCCCGCCGGCATGGCGGAGCCGGTGGGCGCGCAAATTCCTCCACCGCAAACTCCTTCACTTTCGCGCCCGCCGGCTTCTCGGATCGTCGCACCGGTCAAACCGTTCAATTTCGCCCGTTCCGCCAGCGAACCCTATCGCGAGTGGATTGAGCAGCAGATACGCTTGAAGCGCAATGCCCAAGCGATTTACCAGGA
This genomic stretch from Caballeronia sp. Lep1P3 harbors:
- a CDS encoding helix-turn-helix domain-containing protein produces the protein MTVPEERKALIDLISEATLAGARQARACSILGLSARTVQRWQRGEPDAVDGRSLRHHAPRHKLSADERAELLAIANSPEFGHLPPSQIVPRLADQQRYIASESTFYRVLKAEKQLAHRRSERPAQARSKPRSVCADAPNQLYSWDITYLPTTVRLTRSDGQICS